One genomic region from Natrinema caseinilyticum encodes:
- a CDS encoding PD-(D/E)XK nuclease family protein, with amino-acid sequence MAEADSSVASLSVDGIRTALHCPRRYEFAHVDGLEGRDDEGTVEERVDLLRTALCDGLRSGETNREGLETVARDRLASLWSDHDERFHSVAQRRHERRVLEATVDAYVHHVGTDHAAGIERLAAATPRDELTGPGLSLSSTIDLTEPGETARTTETDPAAETVTIDATVDYVTSDGSSIVGVRFVPTLAPLGHLRYRSDWDGDVATRFTDHFAGETDVFEPDPVGALFETAVVLDGLRGFRERHDLADRTCRYVQVPLADRSTLSVNWIQNAVETSLEVVDLTDVYVDHHTFGMTHDHRNETVDSRLASVAATLVSESFDPAGRWAEIEANACPNCGYTVCCQEYLAREVRFDG; translated from the coding sequence ATGGCTGAGGCCGACTCGAGCGTCGCGTCGCTCTCCGTCGACGGGATCCGGACCGCCCTGCACTGCCCTCGTCGGTACGAGTTCGCCCACGTCGACGGACTCGAGGGCCGTGACGACGAGGGGACGGTCGAAGAGCGCGTCGATCTGTTGCGAACCGCGCTCTGTGATGGGCTCCGAAGCGGCGAAACGAATCGCGAGGGCCTCGAGACCGTCGCCCGCGACCGACTCGCGAGCCTCTGGTCGGATCACGACGAGCGCTTCCACTCCGTCGCCCAGCGACGCCACGAACGGCGCGTCCTCGAGGCGACGGTCGACGCCTACGTCCACCACGTGGGGACCGACCACGCCGCGGGAATCGAGCGATTGGCCGCCGCGACACCCCGCGACGAACTGACGGGGCCGGGGCTGTCGCTCTCGAGCACGATCGACCTGACGGAACCGGGGGAGACAGCGCGGACCACGGAAACGGACCCTGCAGCGGAGACGGTGACGATAGACGCGACGGTCGACTACGTCACGAGCGACGGGTCGTCGATCGTCGGCGTCCGGTTCGTCCCCACGCTCGCGCCGCTCGGACACCTCCGCTACCGGTCCGACTGGGACGGTGACGTCGCGACCCGCTTTACCGACCACTTCGCGGGCGAGACGGACGTCTTCGAACCGGACCCGGTGGGAGCGCTCTTCGAGACTGCCGTCGTCCTCGACGGACTGCGCGGCTTCCGCGAGCGACACGACCTCGCCGATCGCACCTGTCGATACGTCCAGGTTCCGCTGGCCGACCGATCCACGTTGTCGGTGAACTGGATCCAGAACGCGGTCGAGACGAGCCTCGAGGTCGTCGATCTGACCGACGTCTACGTCGACCACCACACGTTCGGCATGACCCACGACCATCGAAACGAAACCGTCGACAGTCGGCTCGCATCGGTCGCGGCCACCCTCGTCTCGGAGTCGTTCGATCCCGCCGGGCGGTGGGCGGAGATCGAAGCGAACGCCTGTCCGAACTGCGGCTACACCGTCTGCTGTCAGGAGTACCTCGCACGGGAGGTTCGCTTCGATGGCTGA
- a CDS encoding UvrD-helicase domain-containing protein: MAEDSRPDRPAEPASPSDVEPKGNQQAVIDSAATCTSVDAGAGTGKTTTMLVRLERAIDRGAVEPDDVLVLTFANEAAASIRTAITERLDPDDAAAIDVFTYHSFCYRLVREYAYYLGYSPEFDVVTERTRRRIIGRLLAETDYEFAAAATRDDGSPADLAASVDRFIRAMSRENITPDQLRDGLPPVRTLELCNEFVLWLERTAAEELSFDNEALRYFNRDEHVDGARESLVDYGKLISYCREKIAEAPAAFRDEAVVRDVDRYLRVLQQCVTNTIEALTLEDPSTKHLPRALFGNEIWGRATNRIEQTPFGRLKQYVEFLRLARHYADVYADYHEHLAAERTMDFDELVRTATELLADDSIADEITGQWTQVYCDEFQDTDRTQFALLTRLTDGRDRPDLLAIGDKDQAIYGWRGTDREGLDRLADASDDHEAIELELNFRSRQEILDLTNGCDYGPQASKTLREDGRTPGTYDEDEPPDRVVKIESEGVAQSTAEQVATTVSRLLNGAAENVPRRSLGDIAVIVRTNRHAQTIADELRELQIPHEISGSPRGEISPGMQTVLSYLRVLVDPDADAHLRRVLLYRYRLTEGDLRTLHARDGSLYEAVMNAETTTGEATEADGRPDRLERPDSVERARDHLAALERFRDVYPLSGFVRRFRELTRIEWFCSSEERAEFDRLERFVEAYDSDGVVQSLSTEFVEALAQTLRSGGSDRTRGTRSADSVDVMTVHQAKGLEFDTVLVPYLSDEEWCVDGDYVERARYGLLAATLDEDVTSPLLADLSAERVSEEWRVLHVALTRAENHLFVFGSDYEYDGDEEQLAASTAEACLATDIEWSVTGQRMDLWSSLTESFERVRETYPETVVDRTDEIAASAGVRPGTITYYADHGDRPVEPLETRRAIETAHRLGRLLRDGTLLAAADAASHAGGQLRSDERGTGTPLTPVPSGRQPSALTTDTVRFPVETLASATDVPVAMRHSYSAIDTHETCPRKHYLDHVVRAIDDPLEPTGGRGETTSTNGGTPVSSGETAARIVGTVFHDVAEEAFHRNDETRDAWRDAAVRQLTARDLLAHRESVLACVDRYFEATAPAFDRPVADWEPLAAELPFSLEDVAGVAGTVVGVVDTVRRLPDGGLAVLDYKTTAERIAPDDAVQLALYRRACADRFDEPIAAVGYVYVGDVEGPRIDLFATDELPSWETVLETLEAVDDPSFTETTAGDHCRYCPHRSLGCGPATDASDGGTSGDG, from the coding sequence ATGGCTGAGGACTCACGACCGGACCGCCCCGCCGAGCCGGCGTCCCCGTCCGACGTCGAGCCCAAGGGAAACCAGCAGGCCGTCATCGACAGCGCCGCGACGTGTACCTCGGTCGACGCGGGTGCCGGAACGGGAAAGACGACGACGATGCTCGTTCGCCTCGAGCGAGCGATCGACCGGGGCGCGGTCGAGCCGGACGACGTTCTCGTCTTGACGTTCGCGAACGAGGCCGCCGCGAGCATCCGCACGGCGATCACCGAGCGACTCGACCCCGACGACGCGGCAGCGATCGACGTCTTCACCTACCACTCGTTCTGTTACCGGCTCGTCCGCGAGTACGCGTACTACCTGGGATACTCGCCGGAATTCGACGTCGTCACCGAGCGAACCCGCCGGCGGATCATCGGACGGCTGCTCGCCGAAACCGACTACGAGTTCGCGGCCGCGGCGACCCGCGACGACGGTTCGCCGGCCGACCTCGCCGCGTCGGTCGATCGATTCATTCGGGCGATGAGCCGGGAGAACATCACGCCCGACCAACTACGGGACGGCCTGCCGCCGGTTCGAACGCTCGAACTGTGCAACGAGTTCGTCCTGTGGCTCGAACGAACCGCGGCGGAGGAACTGTCGTTCGACAACGAGGCGCTCCGGTACTTCAATCGGGACGAACACGTAGACGGCGCCCGGGAGTCGCTGGTCGACTACGGCAAACTCATCTCGTACTGCCGGGAGAAGATCGCCGAGGCGCCGGCGGCCTTCCGCGACGAGGCGGTGGTTCGCGACGTGGATCGCTACCTCAGAGTCCTGCAACAGTGCGTCACGAACACCATCGAGGCGCTCACGCTCGAGGACCCGAGCACGAAGCACCTGCCGCGGGCGCTGTTCGGCAACGAAATCTGGGGACGGGCCACGAACAGAATCGAACAGACCCCGTTCGGCCGCCTGAAACAGTACGTCGAGTTCCTCCGGCTGGCACGTCACTACGCCGACGTCTACGCTGACTACCACGAGCACCTCGCGGCCGAGCGGACGATGGACTTCGACGAACTGGTGCGGACGGCGACCGAACTACTGGCGGACGACTCGATCGCGGACGAGATCACCGGCCAGTGGACGCAGGTCTACTGCGACGAATTCCAGGACACCGACAGGACGCAGTTCGCACTGCTCACTCGACTCACGGACGGCCGCGACCGGCCGGATCTGCTCGCGATCGGCGACAAGGATCAGGCGATATACGGCTGGCGCGGCACCGACCGCGAGGGACTGGATAGACTGGCCGACGCCTCCGACGACCACGAAGCGATCGAACTCGAGCTCAACTTTCGCTCGAGACAGGAGATTCTCGACCTGACGAACGGGTGTGATTACGGACCCCAGGCCTCGAAGACGCTTCGCGAGGACGGGCGGACGCCCGGAACGTACGACGAGGACGAGCCGCCGGACCGCGTGGTCAAGATCGAAAGCGAGGGGGTGGCTCAGTCGACGGCCGAACAGGTGGCGACGACTGTCTCACGGCTGTTGAACGGCGCAGCCGAGAACGTTCCTCGGCGGTCGCTGGGCGATATCGCCGTCATCGTCCGGACAAACCGTCACGCACAGACGATCGCGGACGAACTCCGGGAACTGCAGATACCCCACGAGATATCCGGCTCGCCGCGGGGAGAGATTTCCCCGGGGATGCAGACGGTCCTCTCGTACCTCCGGGTGCTCGTCGACCCGGACGCCGATGCACACCTCCGGCGCGTGCTCCTCTACCGCTACCGGCTCACCGAAGGCGATCTGCGGACGCTTCACGCGCGGGACGGCTCGCTGTACGAGGCAGTGATGAACGCGGAGACGACGACGGGCGAAGCGACCGAGGCGGACGGACGGCCGGATCGACTCGAGCGGCCGGACAGCGTCGAGCGGGCTCGAGACCACCTCGCTGCGCTCGAGCGGTTCCGGGACGTCTACCCGCTCTCGGGGTTCGTCCGCCGGTTCCGAGAGCTCACTCGAATCGAGTGGTTCTGCTCGAGCGAGGAACGGGCCGAATTCGACCGCCTCGAGCGATTCGTCGAGGCGTACGATTCCGATGGCGTCGTCCAGTCGCTCTCGACGGAGTTCGTCGAGGCGCTCGCACAGACGCTGCGAAGCGGCGGGAGCGACCGCACCCGCGGGACCCGATCCGCCGACAGCGTCGACGTCATGACGGTCCACCAGGCCAAGGGCCTCGAGTTCGACACCGTCCTCGTTCCATACCTCTCCGACGAGGAGTGGTGCGTCGACGGGGATTACGTCGAGCGAGCGCGCTACGGGCTGTTAGCCGCCACGCTCGACGAGGACGTCACGTCTCCGCTGCTCGCCGATCTGTCCGCCGAGCGGGTCAGCGAGGAGTGGCGGGTGCTTCACGTCGCGCTCACGCGGGCCGAAAACCACCTGTTCGTCTTCGGATCGGATTACGAGTACGACGGCGACGAGGAGCAACTCGCCGCCTCGACCGCGGAAGCGTGCCTGGCGACCGACATCGAGTGGTCGGTCACCGGCCAGCGGATGGACCTCTGGTCGTCGCTGACCGAGAGTTTCGAACGGGTTCGAGAGACCTATCCCGAGACCGTCGTCGACCGCACGGACGAAATCGCCGCTTCGGCGGGCGTTCGTCCGGGGACGATCACCTACTATGCGGACCACGGAGACCGCCCCGTCGAACCGCTCGAGACCCGCCGCGCGATCGAAACCGCGCACCGATTGGGTCGGCTGCTTCGCGACGGAACGCTGTTGGCGGCGGCCGACGCGGCGAGCCACGCCGGCGGACAACTGCGAAGCGACGAACGTGGCACCGGAACCCCGCTCACGCCGGTTCCAAGCGGCCGCCAGCCGTCCGCACTGACGACCGACACCGTTCGGTTCCCGGTCGAGACGCTCGCGTCGGCGACCGACGTTCCGGTCGCGATGCGCCACAGCTACTCCGCGATCGACACCCACGAGACCTGCCCCCGGAAGCACTACCTCGATCACGTCGTCCGCGCGATCGACGATCCGCTCGAGCCGACGGGAGGCCGTGGCGAGACGACGAGCACGAACGGCGGGACCCCAGTATCGAGCGGCGAGACGGCGGCGCGAATCGTCGGCACCGTCTTCCACGACGTCGCAGAGGAGGCGTTCCACCGGAACGACGAGACTCGAGACGCGTGGCGCGACGCAGCCGTTCGACAGCTCACCGCGCGTGACCTGCTCGCCCACCGCGAATCCGTTCTCGCGTGCGTCGACCGCTACTTCGAAGCGACGGCACCCGCGTTCGACCGGCCGGTCGCCGACTGGGAGCCGCTGGCCGCGGAACTGCCGTTCTCGCTCGAGGACGTAGCCGGCGTGGCGGGAACCGTCGTCGGCGTCGTCGACACGGTCCGACGACTCCCCGACGGCGGCCTCGCAGTGCTGGATTACAAGACCACCGCCGAACGGATCGCTCCCGACGACGCGGTCCAGCTCGCGCTCTACCGTCGGGCCTGTGCTGACCGGTTCGACGAACCGATCGCGGCCGTCGGCTACGTCTACGTCGGCGACGTCGAGGGCCCCCGAATCGACCTCTTCGCGACCGACGAGCTTCCGTCGTGGGAAACCGTCCTCGAGACGCTCGAGGCGGTCGACGACCCCTCGTTCACGGAGACGACAGCGGGCGATCACTGTCGATACTGTCCGCATCGATCGCTGGGGTGTGGACCGGCGACGGACGCGTCGGACGGCGGGACGTCGGGTGATGGGTGA
- a CDS encoding TOBE domain-containing protein: MALSARNRLQGTVRSLETDGIMADIEIETDGGQTVTAVITSDSVERLGIDEGDDVNAVIKATEVMVENASD, from the coding sequence ATGGCACTCAGTGCTCGCAATCGACTCCAGGGAACCGTACGGTCGCTCGAGACGGACGGAATCATGGCCGACATCGAGATCGAGACGGACGGGGGACAGACCGTCACGGCGGTGATAACGAGCGACTCCGTGGAGCGACTCGGAATCGACGAGGGTGACGACGTCAACGCAGTAATCAAAGCGACCGAGGTGATGGTCGAAAACGCGTCGGATTAA
- the folP gene encoding dihydropteroate synthase, with translation MEYHEAADFCFDLRRFRPKPGTESTARLLAHLEDPHADVDFVQIAGSNGKGSTARMLERVLREAGYSVGLYTSPHLEDLRERIRVDGRKIPRAAVCDFVESAREYITDRAADGESPTFFETMTAMALWQFGREDVDVAVLEVGIGGKYDATSVVDPTASAVTSVTLEHTGILGDTEAEIARDKAHVSPDDVPLVTGVTGAPLEAVRDVAGEVVTVGTATDETEPNEGVSAGDSTPGPDVRVAYGGRTNHTEAAVSIVADGWDVETRIPLLGEHQAVNAGIAAALAAQIGDVSDAHLERGLRSAFWPGRFEVMNTEPLVVLDGAHNPGACERLAETLDTYDYDRLHVVFGAMHDKDHRAMIDALPTPDAVVTTDPSLDRAEDPAVLAAAFDDAGAVSIRVEAAVQDALATALDAAERDDCLLVTGSLFTVAEARSRWTRTDVPKRVRDLSDAREALEDANVAAGDVERLDGDAVHRVVRTVLRDRQATVLKAELLRLGGECALSGLERDDEAVDAVLMGTLTQFEALVERLEARARPHGLTDVARELRDVLERDAGAIDGDGADGADGVDDSRRATGTRSRGVSRSDADRAAGGSEAAFPWTDRTAVMGILNVTPDSFHDGGRYDAVEDAVARAESMVEADVDVIDVGGESTRPGAAPVPIDEELDRVVPVIDRIADLDAQISVDTRRAAVADAALEAGADIINDVSGLEDPEMRFVAAEHDAGLVVMHSIDAPVVPDRDIQYDDVVADVIDRLSERVLLAEKAGLDRERIIVDPGIGFGKSSAESFELLDRIDEFHALGCPVLFGHSHKSMFARVGRDHGERLEATVAATALAADRGADIVRVHDVPENVAAVRTALSARDPERFDWTA, from the coding sequence GGCACGGAGTCGACGGCTCGGCTCCTGGCCCACCTCGAGGACCCACACGCTGACGTCGATTTCGTTCAGATAGCCGGTTCCAACGGGAAAGGGAGTACGGCCCGAATGCTCGAGCGGGTTCTGCGGGAAGCCGGGTATTCTGTCGGCCTCTACACGTCGCCACACCTCGAGGACCTGCGCGAGCGGATTCGCGTCGACGGTCGGAAAATTCCGCGGGCGGCCGTCTGTGACTTCGTCGAGTCCGCCCGCGAATACATCACGGATCGCGCGGCCGACGGGGAGTCTCCCACGTTCTTCGAGACGATGACCGCCATGGCCCTGTGGCAGTTCGGCCGCGAAGACGTCGACGTCGCCGTCCTCGAGGTCGGTATCGGCGGCAAGTACGACGCCACGAGCGTCGTCGACCCGACCGCGAGCGCGGTGACGAGCGTGACGCTCGAACACACGGGCATTCTGGGCGACACCGAGGCCGAAATCGCACGCGACAAAGCCCACGTCTCCCCCGACGACGTCCCGCTGGTGACCGGCGTCACCGGCGCCCCGCTCGAGGCGGTCCGGGACGTGGCCGGCGAGGTCGTGACCGTCGGGACCGCGACGGACGAAACCGAGCCGAACGAGGGTGTAAGCGCCGGGGATTCGACGCCCGGGCCGGACGTCCGCGTCGCCTACGGCGGGCGGACGAACCACACCGAAGCCGCCGTTTCGATCGTGGCTGACGGCTGGGACGTCGAGACCCGGATTCCACTGCTGGGCGAGCATCAGGCCGTCAACGCCGGCATCGCCGCCGCGCTCGCGGCCCAGATCGGCGACGTCTCGGACGCGCACCTCGAGCGTGGACTCCGAAGCGCCTTCTGGCCGGGCCGATTCGAGGTGATGAACACGGAGCCGCTGGTCGTGTTAGACGGGGCGCACAACCCGGGCGCCTGCGAGCGCCTCGCCGAAACGCTCGACACCTACGACTACGACCGCCTCCACGTCGTCTTCGGTGCGATGCACGACAAGGACCACCGCGCGATGATCGACGCGCTCCCGACGCCGGACGCGGTCGTCACGACCGACCCGTCTCTCGATCGCGCCGAAGATCCCGCCGTCCTGGCAGCGGCGTTTGACGACGCCGGTGCAGTTTCGATCCGGGTCGAGGCTGCGGTTCAAGACGCCCTCGCGACCGCACTCGATGCGGCCGAACGCGACGACTGTCTCCTCGTCACCGGCTCCCTGTTCACGGTCGCGGAGGCCCGCTCGCGGTGGACCCGAACCGACGTTCCAAAGCGCGTCCGCGACCTCTCGGACGCTCGGGAGGCGCTCGAGGACGCGAACGTCGCCGCTGGCGATGTCGAGCGCCTGGACGGGGACGCCGTCCACCGGGTCGTCAGGACGGTACTCCGCGATCGGCAGGCCACGGTTCTCAAGGCGGAACTGCTCCGGCTCGGCGGCGAGTGCGCCCTCTCCGGCCTCGAGCGGGACGACGAGGCCGTCGACGCCGTCCTGATGGGCACGCTCACGCAGTTCGAGGCCCTCGTCGAGCGGCTCGAGGCCCGCGCTCGACCACACGGGCTGACCGACGTCGCTCGGGAATTACGGGACGTTCTCGAGCGGGACGCCGGCGCGATCGATGGCGACGGCGCTGACGGCGCTGACGGCGTGGACGACTCGCGACGAGCGACCGGGACCCGCTCGCGGGGAGTGTCCCGCTCGGACGCCGACCGGGCGGCCGGCGGGAGCGAGGCCGCGTTTCCCTGGACGGACCGAACGGCGGTAATGGGCATTTTGAACGTCACTCCCGACAGCTTCCACGACGGCGGCCGGTACGACGCCGTCGAGGACGCGGTGGCTCGCGCCGAGTCGATGGTCGAAGCGGACGTCGACGTGATCGACGTCGGCGGCGAGTCGACGCGGCCGGGGGCGGCCCCCGTCCCGATCGACGAGGAACTGGACCGCGTCGTGCCGGTGATCGATCGCATCGCCGACCTGGACGCGCAGATTTCGGTCGACACCCGCCGGGCCGCCGTCGCCGACGCGGCGCTCGAGGCCGGTGCCGACATCATCAACGACGTCTCCGGGCTCGAAGATCCCGAGATGCGCTTCGTCGCCGCCGAGCACGATGCGGGGCTGGTGGTGATGCACAGTATCGATGCGCCGGTCGTACCCGATCGCGATATCCAGTACGACGACGTCGTCGCGGACGTCATCGATCGCCTCTCCGAACGGGTGTTGCTGGCCGAGAAGGCCGGCCTGGACCGCGAGCGTATCATCGTCGATCCCGGTATCGGCTTCGGGAAGTCGTCGGCCGAAAGCTTCGAACTGCTCGACCGAATCGACGAGTTTCACGCGCTCGGATGCCCAGTGCTGTTCGGGCACTCCCACAAAAGCATGTTCGCCCGGGTCGGGCGGGATCACGGCGAGCGGCTCGAGGCGACCGTCGCGGCCACCGCACTCGCGGCCGACCGCGGTGCCGACATCGTCCGCGTCCACGACGTTCCGGAGAACGTCGCCGCGGTCCGGACGGCGCTTTCGGCGCGCGACCCCGAGCGGTTCGACTGGACCGCTTAA